One segment of Ignavibacteria bacterium DNA contains the following:
- a CDS encoding FixH family protein has protein sequence MYKLLILLFFAVVVTSCGSENTVAPPVVTSTYSKVLTVDSANTRIELYNENSSILLVGYNEIGFKVFVDNIEKKTGFFKYMPVMFHTSGPGHSTPVQSDFYYDNTKGMFTGYVCYSMLSDSTSFWFADYNYNNEFSVKRRQFDVVLGTGNQMRIWFDAGANMLYYLTLISPKDPVVGLNDFKVILHKSADQVNYDEVSNAQMYIKPWMPAHGHGSSSNVNPAFSSYGRYEGKVNFTMPGQWFVYDSIVVNNQTISSPSLYLVFDAR, from the coding sequence ATGTATAAATTATTAATATTATTATTCTTTGCTGTAGTTGTCACATCCTGCGGGAGCGAAAATACCGTGGCTCCGCCCGTTGTGACGAGTACGTATTCCAAGGTTCTAACAGTTGATTCAGCTAATACGAGAATCGAACTTTATAATGAAAATTCAAGCATTCTTCTTGTCGGTTATAATGAAATAGGGTTTAAGGTTTTTGTTGATAATATTGAAAAGAAAACAGGTTTCTTTAAGTATATGCCTGTAATGTTTCATACTTCGGGTCCTGGTCATTCAACTCCCGTGCAAAGCGATTTTTACTATGATAATACAAAGGGAATGTTCACGGGTTATGTCTGCTATTCTATGCTTTCAGATTCAACTTCTTTCTGGTTTGCGGATTATAATTACAACAATGAATTTAGTGTAAAGAGAAGGCAGTTTGACGTAGTACTTGGAACGGGAAATCAGATGAGAATCTGGTTTGATGCAGGAGCAAATATGCTTTATTATCTGACACTGATTTCACCTAAAGATCCTGTTGTAGGTCTTAATGATTTTAAAGTTATTCTTCATAAATCAGCAGACCAGGTAAACTATGATGAGGTCAGCAATGCACAAATGTACATAAAACCCTGGATGCCTGCTCATGGTCATGGTTCAAGCAGTAATGTTAACCCAGCTTTTTCATCATACGGCAGGTATGAGGGCAAGGTGAATTTCACTATGCCGGGTCAGTGGTTTGTGTATGATTCAATAGTTGTTAATAATCAGACGATTTCTTCTCCTTCTTTGTATTTAGTTTTTGATGCACGGTGA
- a CDS encoding serine hydrolase domain-containing protein: MKKYAVNISLFFLLFYIFNLFSNISAQDKKANKEEALRLVDSVRNVLQEISGKYIPSINIMVTTPEDEIFVSSVPTGGFAITPDTYFRFASNTKNMVAAAVLNMYEDGWLNIYDTITKYIPNSDITYVPEIPAWNIPFKNSITIEKLLQHAAGVYDILNDSVPSCNGTGYVDYILSLDPNHQFTSSELVNQLTLHNLYYFAPGEGYHYSNTGYTILSEIIARVYSFRSGSAKIFSDYMYDYLFGASAPVPLGFKFPYLASDQYPPVPYATSITYNPDTTISETIANMSAGVAEGNGCGTLRMLNTYIRTLMKGKNILTPESVNLMRTNVSASNFKYGLGCTFFPDFGYGHTGATHGYISFMFYDEKTDVSAVGMMPVYELSKGFDSFKFAIEQLFSAGTCVKKLMGY; encoded by the coding sequence ATGAAAAAGTATGCAGTAAACATTTCGCTTTTCTTTTTACTATTCTATATATTTAATTTATTCTCTAATATCTCTGCGCAGGATAAAAAAGCCAACAAAGAAGAGGCACTGAGGCTTGTGGATAGCGTCAGAAATGTGCTTCAGGAGATATCCGGGAAATACATCCCTTCAATTAACATAATGGTTACAACTCCGGAAGATGAGATATTCGTAAGCTCTGTTCCTACCGGCGGTTTCGCAATTACTCCTGATACATATTTCCGCTTTGCAAGCAATACCAAGAATATGGTGGCTGCAGCGGTATTGAACATGTACGAAGACGGATGGCTGAATATTTATGATACTATTACGAAATACATTCCTAACAGTGATATTACATACGTTCCCGAAATACCCGCATGGAATATCCCTTTTAAAAATAGTATTACAATTGAAAAACTGCTTCAGCACGCCGCAGGAGTATATGATATTTTAAATGACTCCGTCCCGAGTTGCAATGGTACAGGTTACGTTGATTACATTCTGTCTCTCGACCCAAACCACCAGTTTACATCATCAGAACTTGTGAATCAATTAACCCTTCATAATTTATACTATTTCGCTCCAGGCGAAGGATATCATTACTCCAACACAGGTTATACAATACTAAGTGAAATTATTGCACGTGTTTATTCTTTTCGTTCAGGTTCTGCAAAAATTTTCTCCGATTACATGTATGATTACCTGTTTGGTGCTTCTGCACCGGTTCCATTGGGATTTAAGTTTCCCTATCTTGCATCTGACCAATACCCTCCTGTTCCCTATGCAACGAGTATTACATACAATCCAGATACCACTATATCGGAAACTATTGCGAATATGAGTGCGGGAGTCGCCGAAGGAAACGGCTGTGGTACGTTGAGAATGCTGAACACTTATATCCGTACATTGATGAAAGGAAAGAATATACTCACTCCTGAATCTGTAAACCTTATGAGAACAAATGTTTCTGCCTCTAATTTTAAATACGGACTCGGATGTACATTCTTTCCCGATTTTGGTTACGGGCATACCGGGGCTACACATGGATATATATCATTCATGTTTTATGACGAGAAAACAGATGTTTCTGCTGTTGGTATGATGCCTGTGTACGAATTGTCGAAAGGATTTGATTCATTCAAATTTGCAATAGAGCAATTGTTCAGTGCTGGTACTTGTGTTAAAAAATTGATGGGATATTAA